A genomic segment from Anopheles maculipalpis chromosome X, idAnoMacuDA_375_x, whole genome shotgun sequence encodes:
- the LOC126563172 gene encoding early endosome antigen 1-like, protein MAENQSAEHKEAYWRRVVLKWVKCAELTTSHDSFDLDTCYTNFRCKIEAYYELIENTVAEFLRVQFPHFELELSNENEVPKCDAVYVFSLMLYFSCIRYPIPYFQNVGQEFDVEYQRSMTAFLNSFVSKDGNQIIINRSFLDKAFQSAKPVASVLSEESSNRRVLSQQMITSTPSGKLEMRKPSPTTPKSVALEWKLKNLNALLETAQAENSSQERQIERLLQNMKKLQEEKKMYQSKINILQLKETCACGNNLTNLPNESNRVTEQLQKQLESKNQDIEMLQEELSKLKESANAEIERYTSMKKQYAVLEEDNQRMKIAVEDLKEDISMKEACNQNLFEIVKDLRRFINENQIKGAGLMESLESSFEFLDQSFKNVASDDSHCYDSENLASTVVEIKLKEKEHELEAMTRKSQELEDKLKAHLEKQNHLQAEYNEKDAKLRQTLAKSEKEKSQLTVDLEEDKAFIEDLNNQLESQKKAHLEKYECLQAEMKQETAGLVESLAAAEKEKSTLVEDLERGKDKLQDLNRQLQERERLVAELNENTVQLRQAWEKAEKEKSQLTVDLEEGKTFIEDLNNQLESQKKAHLEKYECLQAEMKQETAGLLESLAAAEKEKSTLVENLEREKDKMQDLNQQLQERERLVAELNENTVQLRQAWEKAEKEKSQLTVDLEEGKTFIEDLNNQLESQKKAHLEKYECLQAEMKQETAGLLESLAAAEKEKSTLVENLEREKDKLQDLNRQLQERERLVSELNENTVQLRQAWEKSEKEKSQLTVDLEEGKAFIEDLNNQLESQKKAHLEKYECLQAEMKQETAGLVESLAAAEKEKSTLVEDLERGKDKLQDLNRQLQERERLVAELNENTVQLRQALEKAEKEKSQLTVDLEEGKTFIENLNNQLESQKKAHLEKYECLQAEMKQETAGLLESLAAAEKEKSTLVENLEREKDKLQDLNRQLQERERLVSELNENTVQLRQAWEKSEKEKSQLTVDLEEDKAFIEDLNNQLESQKKAHLEKYECLQAEMKQETAGLVESLAAAEKEKSTLVEDLERGKDKLQDLNRQLQERERLVAELNENTVQLRQALEKAEKEKSQLTVDLEEGKTFIEDLNNQLELQKKAHLEKYECLQAEMKQETTGLVESLAITKKEKSQLAAELEMAKAKMQDLNRQLQEHERLQAEMCQKTAELRQALADAEKEKSQTASELRKALAEPEQNNSQLTEDLEKANAKMEDLNRQLQEHERLVDELNTNTSQLQQALSNAEEEKSSLTEDIKNGKSSSSSSTCQRDEMAKQILTLQQTLDQEQEKSEEISCQHMQAKRQADDLGVQCTKLMQQLSADRSEMANLQQQLATKDAKLMEMSVLHEETVKKYEKAYQDGEIVAAKLYTTRLALKEKEELWAKERASMANAMEEKLRDARIEHDSKMAKMKDRMVELHKEVKTKLESENQGLLLTVEGYRRKVENLEIRCAKLQQQLAEMNERNLEVRKENQLLHIRIKSLDEFGNDRKSVLLPTQANLRNNFKMEDEEGELFNNMYLADLKSGRCVSPGGPSTTKSGLNRYSELSQRNSMVMPHLRTNYVALEPDCEPPQDDTRDNMSTTFDDSSTGLISRRKVSGITSYKRPGPPTPSKRAGRLSLSGALSGNLVGEVQYKEVLRDANANDAVGGGTAAAVVGPGGESAARTARTKTPGKFKQMISSSSLLNNFQRDENTSPRRRLSWFNKGKKF, encoded by the exons GTAAAATGCGCCGAATTAACCACCAGCCACGATAGCTTCGATTTGGATACCTGCTACACCAACTTCCGATGCAAAATTGAAGCATACTACGAATTGATCGAAAACACCGTTGCGGAGTTTCTACGGGTACAGTTTCCGCACTTTGAGTTGGAGCTGAGTAACGAAAACGAGGTGCCGAAATGTGATGCTGTTTATGTATTTTCGTTGATGCTTTACTTTTCCTGCATCCGGTACCCGATTCCATACTTTCAAAACGTTGGCCAAGAGTTCGATGTAGAGTACCAGCGAAGCATGACAGCGTTTCTGAACTCTTTCGTTTCGAAAGACGGCaatcaaatcatcatcaaccgaTCATTCCTAGATAAAGCGTTCCAGAGCGCCAAACCAGTTGCAAGCGTGTTAAGCGAAGAATCGTCTAATAGAAGAGTTCTTAGTCAACAGATGATCACCAGCACACCGAGCGGTAAGCTTGAGATGAGGAAACCGTCACCAACAACGCCGAAAAGTGTGGCGCTCGAATGGAAGTTAAAGAATCTCAACGCATTGCTAGAAACAGCCCAAGCCGAAAACAGCAGCCAGGAAAGACAAATAGAGCGTTTGTTGCAAAACATGAAGAAGCTacaggaggagaaaaaaatgtatcagtcgaaaattaacattttacaGCTAAAGGAAACGTGTGCTTGTGGAAACAATTTGACAAATTTACCAAACGAATCCAACCGAGTTACAGAACAGCTCCAAAAGCAGCTTGAATCGAAGAACCAAGACATAGAGATGCTGCAGGAAGAACTCAGCAAGCTGAAGGAAAGCGCAAATGCGGAAATAGAACGATACACGTCGATGAAGAAACAGTATGCGGTTCTTGAGGAAGACAACCAGCGCATGAAGATAGCTGTCGAAGATTTGAAGGAAGATATCAGCATGAAAGAAGCTTGTAACCAAAATCTGTTCGAAATTGTCAAAGATTTGCGACGCTTTATTAACGAAAACCAAATCAAAGGCGCTGGATTGATGGAATCATTGGAGAgttcatttgaatttttggatcaatcttttaaaaatgtgGCATCAGACGATAGCCACTGTTACGACTCCGAGAATCTGGCATCGACAGTGGTAGAAATCAAATTGAAGGAGAAAGAGCATGAACTAGAAGCAATGACAAGGAAATCGCAAGAGTTAGAAGACAAGCTTAAGGCACACTTGGAAAAGCAGAACCATTTGCAGGCCGAGTATAATGAAAAAGATGCAAAGCTTCGGCAAACATTGGCT AAATCAGAGAAAGAGAAATCTCAGCTCACCGTAGACCTCGAGGAAGATAAAGCTTTCATCGAAGATCTGAACAATCAGCTGGAATCACAGAAAAAAGCGCACCTGGAGAAATATGAATGTCTGCAGGCTGAGATGAAACAGGAAACAGCAGGCCTTGTAGAATCATTGGCAGCAGCTGAAAAAGAGAAATCAACTCTTGTAGAAGACCTTGAACGGGGAAAAGATAAGTTGCAGGATTTAAATCGACAGTTGCAAGAACGCGAACGTTTGGTGGCCGAGCTGAATGAAAATACTGTACAGCTTCGACAAGCATGGGAGAaagcagagaaagagaaatcTCAGCTCACCGTAGACCTCGAGGAAGGTAAAACTTTCATCGAAGATCTGAACAATCAGCTGGAATCACAGAAAAAAGCGCACCTGGAGAAATATGAATGTCTGCAGGCTGAGATGAAACAGGAAACAGCAGGCCTTTTAGAATCATTGGCTGCAGCTGAAAAAGAGAAATCAACACTTGTAGAAAACCTTGAACGGGAAAAAGATAAGATGCAGGATTTAAATCAACAGTTACAAGAACGCGAACGTTTGGTGGCCGAGCTGAATGAAAATACTGTACAGCTTCGACAAGCATGGGAGAaagcagagaaagagaaatcTCAGCTCACCGTAGACCTCGAGGAAGGTAAAACTTTCATCGAAGATCTGAACAATCAGCTGGAATCACAGAAAAAAGCGCACCTGGAGAAATATGAATGTCTGCAGGCTGAGATGAAACAGGAAACAGCAGGCCTTTTAGAATCATTGGCTGCAGCTGAAAAAGAGAAATCAACACTTGTAGAAAACCTTGAACGGGAAAAAGATAAGCTGCAGGATTTAAATCGACAGTTGCAAGAACGCGAACGTTTGGTGTCCGAGCTGAATGAAAATACTGTACAGCTTCGACAAGCATGGGAGAAATCAGAGAAAGAGAAATCTCAGCTCACCGTAGACCTCGAGGAAGGTAAAGCTTTCATCGAAGATCTGAACAATCAGCTGGAATCACAGAAAAAAGCGCACCTGGAGAAATATGAATGTCTGCAGGCTGAGATGAAACAGGAAACAGCAGGCCTTGTAGAATCATTGGCAGCAGCTGAAAAAGAGAAATCAACTCTTGTAGAAGACCTTGAACGGGGAAAAGATAAGCTGCAGGATTTAAATCGACAGTTGCAAGAACGCGAACGTTTGGTGGCCGAGCTGAATGAAAATACTGTACAGCTTCGACAAGCATTGGAGAaagcagagaaagagaaatcTCAGCTCACCGTAGACCTCGAGGAAGGTAAAACTTTCATCGAAAATCTGAATAATCAGCTGGAATCACAGAAAAAAGCGCACCTGGAGAAATATGAATGTCTGCAGGCTGAGATGAAACAGGAAACAGCAGGCCTTTTAGAATCATTGGCTGCAGCTGAAAAAGAGAAATCAACTCTTGTAGAAAACCTTGAACGGGAAAAAGATAAGCTGCAGGATTTAAATCGACAGTTGCAAGAACGCGAACGTTTGGTGTCCGAGCTGAATGAAAATACTGTACAGCTTCGACAAGCATGGGAGAAATCAGAGAAAGAGAAATCTCAGCTCACCGTAGACCTCGAGGAAGATAAAGCTTTCATCGAAGATCTGAACAATCAGCTGGAATCACAGAAAAAAGCGCACCTGGAGAAATATGAATGTCTGCAGGCTGAGATGAAACAGGAAACAGCAGGCCTTGTAGAATCATTGGCAGCAGCTGAAAAAGAGAAATCAACTCTTGTAGAAGACCTTGAACGGGGAAAAGATAAGCTGCAGGATTTAAATCGACAGTTGCAAGAACGCGAACGTTTGGTGGCCGAGCTGAATGAAAATACTGTACAGCTTCGACAAGCATTGGAGAaagcagagaaagagaaatcTCAGCTCACCGTAGACCTCGAGGAAGGTAAAACTTTCATCGAAGATCTGAATAATCAGCTGGAATTACAGAAAAAAGCGCACCTGGAGAAATATGAATGTCTGCAGGCTGAGATGAAACAGGAAACTACGGGGCTTGTAGAATCATTGGCTATAACTAAAAAAGAGAAATCACAGCTCGCAGCAGAGCTCGAGATGGCTAAAGCCAAGATGCAGGATTTAAATCGACAGTTGCAGGAACACGAACGTCTGCAGGCGGAGATGTGTCAGAAAACGGCAGAGCTTCGACAAGCATTGGCAGAtgcagagaaagagaaatc CCAGACAGCTTCAGAGCTGCGGAAAGCATTAGCTGAACCAGAGCAAAATAATTCACAGCTCACAGAAGACCTCGAAAAAGCTAATGCCAAGATGGAAGATTTGAATCGACAGCTACAAGAACATGAACGTTTGGTAGACGAGCTCAATACAAATACTTCCCAGCTTCAACAAGCTCTGTCAAATGCAGAGGAAGAGAAATCATCGCTCACCGAAGATATCAAGAACGGTAAA AGCTCGAGCAGT TCCAGCACCTGTCAGCGCGATGAAATGGCTAAACAGATTTTGACCTTGCAGCAGACTCTAGATCAAGAGCAGGAAAAATCGGAAGAGATCAGCTGTCAACATATGCAGGCTAAACGCCAGGCGGATGATCTGGGTGTGCAGTGCACAAAGCTAATGCAGCAGCTATCGGCGGATCGCAGCGAAATGGCTAATCTCCAGCAACAGCTTGCAACGAAAGATGCAAAACTGATGGAAATGAGCGTGCTGCACGAGGAAACGGTGAAGAAGTACGAAAAAGCGTACCAGGATGGCGAAATAGTTGCGGCGAAACTGTACACAACACGGCTAGCGTTGAAAGAGAAGGAAGAATTGTGGGCGAAGGAACGGGCGTCGATGGCTAACGCGATGGAGGAGAAGTTACGCGATGCAAGGATCGAGCATGAtagcaaaatggcaaaaatgaaGGATAGAATG GTGGAGCTACACAAAGAAGTTAAAACAAAGCTAGAATCCGAGAATCAAGGGTTGCTATTAACGGTTGAAGGCTACAGAAGGAAG GTGGAAAACTTGGAAATACGCTGCGCTAAGCTACAGCAACAGCTGGCCGAGATGAACGAGCGCAATCTGGAAGTTCGGAAAGAGAATCAGCTGCTCCATATCAGGATAAAGTCACTGGACGAGTTTGGTAACGATCGAAAGTCTGTGCTGCTACCAACTCAGGCAAACTTGC GCAACAATTTCAAGATGGAGGATGAGGAGGGGGAGCTGTTCAACAATATGTATCTGGCTGACTTAAAAAGTGGGCGCTGTGTGTCGCCCGGTGGTCCATCAACCACCAAAAGTGGTCTGAATCGGTACTCCGAACTGTCGCAGCGCAATTCGATGGTTATGCCCCACTTACGCACGAACTATGTGGCGCTCGAACCCGACTGTGAGCCACCGCAGGATGATACACGA gACAATATGTCGACCACATTCGATGATAGCTCGACAGGTTTGATCTCGCGCCGGAAGGTTAGCGGGATCACATCCTACAAGCGTCCCGGTCCACCAACGCCAAGCAAGCGTGCCGGTCGGCTGTCGTTATCCGGCGCACTGTCTGGCAACCTGGTCGGTGAGGTACAGTACAAGGAGGTATTGCGAGACGCTAACGCAAATGAtgccgttggtggtggtactgctgctgctgtcgttgGCCCTGGAGGAGAGTCGGCAGCACGGACAGCACGAACAAAAACGCCCGGCAAGTTTAAGCAGATGATCAGTTCGTCCAGCCTGCTGAACAACTTTCAGCGCGACGAG AACACCTCCCCACGGCGGCGGCTCAGCTGGTTTAACAAGGGCAAAAAGTTTTAG